The Clostridioides difficile genome has a segment encoding these proteins:
- a CDS encoding transcriptional repressor: MANTMDLLKDKLKETGFKITPQRRAIVEILLQHDHSHLSSEEIYDLVRVDCPEIGLATVYRTMQLLDEIGLISKLNLDDGCIRYEISLHKEDCHNHHHLICKNCGKIMEAKEDLLDNIEKEIQSLYKFKILDHDVKFYGLCDECNKISDSEE, translated from the coding sequence ATGGCAAACACAATGGATTTATTAAAAGACAAGTTAAAAGAAACTGGTTTTAAGATTACGCCACAAAGAAGAGCAATAGTTGAGATATTGCTTCAACATGACCATTCACACTTAAGTAGTGAAGAAATCTATGATTTAGTTAGGGTTGACTGTCCTGAAATAGGCCTAGCTACTGTATACAGAACAATGCAGTTATTAGACGAAATAGGATTAATATCAAAGCTAAACTTAGATGATGGGTGTATAAGATATGAGATTAGTCTACATAAAGAAGACTGTCATAATCATCATCATCTTATTTGCAAAAATTGTGGAAAGATAATGGAAGCTAAAGAAGACCTTTTAGACAATATAGAAAAAGAAATACAATCATTGTACAAATTTAAGATACTTGATCATGATGTTAAGTTTTATGGATTATGTGATGAGTGTAATAAAATAAGTGATTCAGAAGAATAA
- a CDS encoding DUF1292 domain-containing protein: MEENIINLIDENGVESQFEIILTLEAEGKEYAILMPLDDEEAEEALIFRIDEDEEGEILIPLESDEEYETVVAVYTAIMEEEGLNYDEDESNGLN; the protein is encoded by the coding sequence ATGGAAGAAAATATAATAAATTTAATCGATGAAAATGGTGTAGAAAGCCAATTTGAAATAATATTAACATTGGAAGCAGAAGGAAAAGAATATGCAATACTAATGCCTTTAGATGATGAAGAGGCTGAAGAAGCTTTAATATTTAGAATTGATGAAGATGAAGAAGGAGAAATACTAATACCTTTAGAAAGTGATGAAGAGTATGAAACTGTTGTAGCTGTGTATACTGCTATAATGGAAGAAGAAGGTTTAAATTACGACGAAGATGAATCAAATGGACTTAACTAG
- the ruvX gene encoding Holliday junction resolvase RuvX, producing the protein MLDGRIMGLDVGDKTIGVAVSDLMGLTAQGVKTVRRVGKKKDIEELKAIIKEKQVNKIVSGLPKNMNGTLGPQGEKVIKFCELLKEETGIDVDFWDERLSTVAAERSLLEADVSRQKRKKVIDMLAAVIILQGYLDFKINS; encoded by the coding sequence ATGTTAGATGGAAGAATAATGGGTCTTGATGTTGGTGATAAAACTATTGGAGTTGCTGTAAGTGATTTAATGGGATTAACTGCACAAGGTGTAAAAACGGTAAGAAGAGTTGGTAAAAAGAAGGATATTGAAGAATTAAAAGCTATAATAAAAGAGAAACAAGTAAATAAAATTGTGTCAGGGTTACCAAAGAATATGAATGGTACTTTAGGACCACAAGGAGAAAAAGTAATCAAATTTTGTGAATTATTAAAAGAAGAAACAGGGATTGATGTAGATTTTTGGGATGAGAGACTTTCTACAGTAGCAGCAGAGAGATCTTTATTAGAAGCAGATGTTAGTAGACAAAAAAGAAAAAAGGTTATAGATATGCTAGCAGCAGTAATAATTTTACAAGGATATTTAGATTTTAAAATAAATTCATAA
- a CDS encoding IreB family regulatory phosphoprotein has product MEKDLDYTMKFEGIPEDRMSVGDTIDFVYKALVEKGYNPINQIIGYLLSGDSSYITSHKNARAIIKKFERDEILEEVITHYLNRK; this is encoded by the coding sequence TTGGAAAAAGATTTAGACTACACTATGAAATTTGAAGGAATACCAGAAGATAGAATGAGTGTGGGAGACACAATAGATTTTGTATATAAAGCATTAGTTGAAAAAGGATATAACCCTATAAATCAAATTATAGGGTATCTCCTTTCTGGTGATTCTAGTTATATAACTAGTCATAAAAATGCAAGAGCTATAATTAAAAAATTTGAAAGAGATGAGATACTTGAAGAAGTAATCACGCACTATCTGAATAGAAAGTAG
- the alaS gene encoding alanine--tRNA ligase, translating into MEKMGLNEIRSKFLEFFESKGHYAADSYSLVPHNDKSLLLINSGMAPLKNYFSGVEVPPNVRMCTSQKCIRTGDIENVGITARHATFFEMMGNFSFGDYFKRESIKWGWEFVTEWLSIPEDKIWVTVYEEDDDSYDIWAKEMNFPEERMVRLGKDDNFWEIGTGPCGPCSEIYFDRGEEYGCDNPDCKPGCDCDRYLEFWNHVFTQFDRDEEGNYSLLESKNIDTGMGLERMGCIMQGVDTIFEVDTIKSILEAVEKLTGVKYGENPKNDISIRIITDHIRAVTFLVSDGVLPSNEGRGYVLRRLLRRAARHGKLLGVKELFLQKLIDEVIKVNDKAYPVLVEKESYIKKVVGIEEEKFNETIDQGTEILNSYIEVLKNEGKAVLSGQEAFKLYDTYGFPIDLTKEILEEEHLSVDEESFNEEMEKQKERARNARGNMDGESWKEDPLSKLESTIDSMFNGYSELYGEGTIEAIVKEDELVQNAKEGDKVSIVLDNTTFYPEGGGQVGDCGLITNENLVVEVLNTKKGANNSIKHIGIIKSGKISNGDKVKTLVDRDVRMSAARNHSATHLLHKALKEVLGEHVNQAGSLVTPDRLRFDITHFEAISNEELKVIEEKVNNVILSSLDIKCDIMNIKEAKEKGATALFGEKYGDEVRVVSMGDYSTELCGGTHLTNTSQIGMFKILSEGGVAAGVRRIEAITGKAVYEYLKEKEGIISEVCVNLKSKEDNLIQRIGSLLEENKNLSKELHDIKTKMSLQSADSIFDSKIEVNGVNLITNKFEGMDMDTLRETADNLRDKLGSGVVVLANVVDDKVNFVVTATKDVLDKGIHSGNIVREVAKIAGGKGGGRPNMAQAGASDVSKVDQALSYASEVIKTQVK; encoded by the coding sequence ATGGAAAAGATGGGATTAAACGAAATAAGAAGTAAGTTTTTAGAATTTTTTGAGTCAAAAGGTCACTATGCAGCAGATAGCTATTCTTTAGTGCCACACAATGATAAGAGTTTATTACTTATAAACTCAGGTATGGCACCTTTAAAAAACTATTTTTCAGGTGTAGAAGTACCTCCAAATGTAAGAATGTGTACATCTCAGAAATGTATAAGAACAGGAGATATAGAAAATGTAGGTATAACTGCAAGACATGCTACTTTCTTTGAAATGATGGGTAACTTCTCATTTGGAGATTACTTTAAAAGAGAATCAATTAAATGGGGATGGGAATTTGTCACAGAATGGTTAAGTATACCAGAAGATAAAATATGGGTAACTGTATATGAAGAAGATGATGATTCTTATGATATCTGGGCAAAAGAAATGAATTTCCCAGAAGAAAGAATGGTTAGACTTGGTAAAGATGATAACTTCTGGGAGATAGGTACAGGTCCTTGTGGTCCTTGTTCAGAAATATATTTTGATAGAGGAGAAGAATATGGATGTGATAATCCAGACTGTAAACCAGGTTGTGATTGCGACCGCTACCTGGAGTTCTGGAACCATGTATTTACTCAATTTGATAGAGATGAAGAAGGAAACTACAGTCTATTAGAAAGTAAAAATATAGATACAGGAATGGGTCTTGAAAGAATGGGATGTATCATGCAAGGTGTGGACACTATCTTTGAAGTAGATACTATTAAGTCTATATTAGAAGCAGTTGAAAAGTTAACAGGAGTAAAATATGGGGAGAATCCTAAAAATGATATATCAATAAGAATAATAACTGACCATATAAGAGCTGTGACATTCTTAGTTAGTGATGGAGTGCTTCCATCAAATGAAGGAAGAGGCTATGTTCTTAGAAGACTTCTTAGACGTGCTGCTCGTCATGGTAAACTATTAGGTGTAAAAGAATTATTCTTACAAAAACTAATAGATGAGGTTATAAAGGTAAATGATAAAGCATATCCAGTTTTAGTTGAAAAAGAAAGTTATATTAAAAAAGTTGTTGGAATAGAAGAAGAAAAATTCAATGAGACTATAGACCAAGGAACAGAAATATTGAACTCATATATAGAAGTATTAAAGAATGAAGGAAAAGCTGTTTTAAGTGGTCAAGAAGCCTTTAAACTGTATGATACTTATGGATTCCCTATAGACTTAACTAAAGAAATTTTAGAAGAAGAACATTTATCTGTAGATGAAGAGTCTTTCAATGAAGAAATGGAAAAACAAAAAGAAAGAGCTAGAAATGCTAGAGGAAATATGGATGGAGAAAGTTGGAAGGAAGACCCTCTATCAAAATTAGAGTCTACTATAGATAGTATGTTTAATGGATATAGTGAATTATATGGTGAAGGAACTATTGAAGCTATAGTTAAAGAGGATGAGTTAGTTCAAAATGCAAAAGAAGGCGATAAAGTATCTATAGTGCTAGACAATACTACTTTCTATCCTGAAGGTGGGGGACAAGTTGGTGATTGTGGATTAATAACTAATGAAAATTTAGTAGTGGAAGTATTAAATACTAAAAAAGGTGCTAATAATAGTATAAAACATATAGGTATAATAAAATCAGGAAAAATAAGCAATGGAGATAAAGTAAAGACATTAGTAGATAGAGATGTTAGAATGTCTGCTGCAAGAAACCATAGTGCTACACATTTACTTCATAAAGCATTAAAAGAAGTATTAGGAGAGCATGTTAATCAAGCTGGTTCTTTAGTTACTCCAGATAGATTAAGATTTGATATTACTCACTTTGAAGCTATATCAAATGAAGAATTAAAAGTGATAGAAGAAAAAGTAAATAATGTTATTTTATCATCTTTAGACATAAAATGTGATATTATGAATATAAAAGAAGCAAAAGAAAAAGGAGCTACAGCACTATTTGGTGAAAAATATGGTGATGAAGTAAGAGTAGTTTCTATGGGAGATTATTCTACAGAACTTTGTGGAGGAACTCACTTGACAAACACTTCTCAAATAGGAATGTTTAAAATATTGTCTGAAGGTGGAGTAGCAGCAGGAGTAAGAAGAATAGAAGCAATAACAGGAAAAGCTGTTTATGAATACTTAAAAGAAAAAGAAGGAATTATATCTGAAGTTTGTGTAAATTTAAAATCTAAAGAAGATAATTTAATTCAAAGAATAGGTTCTTTATTAGAAGAAAATAAAAATTTATCTAAAGAATTACATGATATAAAGACTAAAATGAGTTTACAATCAGCTGATTCTATTTTTGATTCTAAGATTGAAGTAAATGGAGTTAACTTAATAACTAATAAATTTGAAGGTATGGATATGGATACACTAAGAGAAACAGCAGATAATTTAAGAGATAAGCTTGGCTCTGGTGTAGTAGTATTGGCAAATGTAGTAGATGATAAAGTTAACTTTGTAGTTACTGCTACTAAAGATGTATTAGATAAAGGAATACATTCAGGCAATATAGTTAGAGAAGTTGCAAAAATAGCTGGAGGAAAAGGTGGAGGTAGACCTAATATGGCACAGGCAGGAGCTAGTGACGTATCTAAGGTTGACCAAGCTCTAAGCTATGCAAGTGAGGTTATTAAGACACAAGTTAAATAA
- the mnmA gene encoding tRNA 2-thiouridine(34) synthase MnmA — protein MNKKVMIGMSGGVDSSVAAYLLKQQGYDVIGVTMKLWQDDDEVENEGGCCSLSAVEDARRVANKIGIPFYVLNFREVFKEKVIDYFIDEYLEGKTPNPCIACNKHIKFDDFYKRARQIGCDYVATGHYAKIEKDEDTGRYLLKKSVTDKKDQTYALYNLTQEQLKHTLLPIGDYEKDRVREIAKEMGMAVHNKPDSQEICFVKDNDYANYVKKHSEKRIEEGFFVDTKGNVLGKHKGILYYTIGQRKGLGITFGKPMFVVDINPINNTIVLGDNEELFKKELIAKDVNFISIDKLEEPLRVQAKIRYSAKPSPATIYNIGENTIKIVFDEAQRAITKGQSVVMYDGDIVVGGGIIEKSL, from the coding sequence ATGAATAAAAAAGTAATGATAGGTATGAGTGGTGGAGTAGACAGCTCTGTAGCAGCATATCTTTTAAAACAACAAGGATACGATGTCATTGGTGTTACTATGAAATTATGGCAAGACGATGACGAAGTTGAAAACGAAGGTGGTTGTTGCTCTTTATCAGCAGTTGAAGATGCTAGGAGAGTAGCAAATAAAATAGGAATACCATTTTATGTTCTAAATTTTAGAGAAGTATTTAAAGAAAAAGTAATAGATTATTTTATAGATGAATATTTAGAAGGAAAAACTCCTAATCCTTGTATAGCTTGTAATAAACATATAAAATTTGATGATTTTTATAAAAGAGCTAGACAAATAGGGTGTGATTATGTGGCTACAGGCCACTATGCAAAAATAGAAAAAGATGAAGATACAGGAAGATATTTATTAAAAAAATCTGTTACAGATAAAAAAGACCAGACTTATGCACTTTATAATCTTACACAAGAACAATTGAAACATACACTACTACCAATAGGTGATTATGAAAAGGATAGAGTAAGAGAAATTGCTAAAGAAATGGGAATGGCAGTCCATAATAAGCCTGATAGTCAAGAAATTTGTTTTGTTAAAGATAATGACTATGCAAATTATGTAAAAAAACATTCTGAAAAGCGTATTGAAGAAGGTTTTTTTGTAGATACTAAGGGAAATGTACTTGGAAAACACAAGGGTATACTATATTATACAATAGGACAAAGAAAAGGTCTTGGAATTACTTTTGGCAAACCAATGTTTGTAGTAGATATAAATCCAATAAATAATACTATTGTCCTTGGAGACAATGAAGAATTATTTAAAAAAGAACTTATTGCAAAAGATGTTAACTTTATATCAATAGATAAACTAGAAGAGCCATTAAGAGTTCAAGCAAAAATAAGATACTCAGCAAAACCATCGCCAGCTACTATTTATAATATCGGAGAAAATACTATCAAAATAGTATTTGATGAAGCTCAAAGGGCTATTACAAAAGGTCAATCTGTTGTAATGTATGATGGAGATATTGTCGTAGGTGGAGGAATAATAGAGAAAAGCTTATAA
- a CDS encoding cell wall-binding repeat-containing protein, giving the protein MKIPKRIAAILTISLVVSSATAGMSNAQTNGDTLKGSGRWETAIQISKKGWDTSRNVILVNDNTIVDALTATPFAGSKNAPILLTQNNKLDDRTKAEIIRLKAEKVYLIGGTKTLGSEVETQLKLLKIDTERISGNDRYQTSLEIAKKLDESLGRKASSNISEIVVVNGEKGLADAVSVGAAAAQNKMPIILSSPKDGIKQSSQFIKDKGIKTSYVIGGVQSISEATKNTLPSPKRLSGNDRNETNAAVINGLYSAKELKNAYITKDGMNKQGDLIDSLAVGSLAAKNNSPVVLVGSKLNKEQEKVLNTKSLKTVTQVGGSGNENAFSEIKKSQSTTTYEVKNIEELKIALAKADANDVINIKPSGTMSNDLSLSTNNSISVNLNGTYTGTIVVTAPNADIVNKGTINKILVKDSKGGTIVNESGAKIEKVEIQNNSSNVVVKNNGKITNIKNDATGTNIKNEGTITDKVEGSQTPSVDGTKPGGSSSGGSSSSGGSSSGGSSVKDKLITSITALDNSIKVQNVENGTELSKLNLPKELSATVSGVANTKVGVTWKSTPEYASQVSGKYIFSASLSSGYKLSEGVSLPSITVTVAEPVKVETIKITDTDTLEKALALQEDGQVWEISGQIDVKKPVVIDKKIIINGVDNAELKKVVEFTDTKPGYENIVTIDRKDGVKINNLKVTGLDSDKLNKSGMHVYLSQNVGLNNVTLNNNKGAGLIVNGSSVIASNLVTSGNGWYGVNVEYVKDDGIVNETNARLDLTGDCNIGEYTPIKTDNYDKDKVIVNGYGDCTLSQDSKIATWGKASITINENNDIANITKENKIDEDGNGSIPKFESVDGRTPVNITLNKGKNDYNNVRVQIKPEEGSENLKGIQLIAKDSNENWFNIVNTGWGPMEGFSLQDAKTPVYLVGNEEGTYKVKIELVDVNNSNSIITETTASVVVVNK; this is encoded by the coding sequence ATGAAAATACCAAAGAGGATAGCAGCAATACTTACTATATCATTAGTAGTTAGCAGTGCAACAGCAGGCATGTCAAATGCTCAAACAAACGGTGATACACTTAAAGGTTCAGGCAGATGGGAAACTGCCATACAAATAAGTAAAAAAGGATGGGATACATCTAGAAATGTAATATTAGTTAATGATAATACTATAGTGGATGCATTGACTGCAACTCCTTTTGCTGGTTCTAAAAATGCACCAATTCTTTTGACACAAAACAATAAATTAGATGATAGAACTAAAGCAGAAATAATAAGGTTAAAAGCAGAAAAAGTATATTTAATAGGTGGGACAAAAACTTTAGGCTCAGAGGTAGAGACACAATTAAAATTATTAAAAATTGATACAGAAAGAATATCAGGAAATGATAGATATCAAACTTCTTTAGAAATAGCTAAAAAATTAGATGAGTCTCTTGGAAGAAAAGCAAGTAGTAATATTTCAGAGATAGTTGTAGTTAATGGTGAAAAAGGTCTTGCTGATGCAGTAAGTGTAGGAGCTGCTGCGGCTCAAAATAAAATGCCAATAATTCTTTCTAGTCCAAAAGATGGAATAAAGCAATCAAGTCAATTTATAAAAGATAAAGGTATAAAAACATCTTATGTAATAGGAGGAGTGCAGTCAATTTCAGAAGCTACAAAAAACACTTTACCTAGTCCTAAGAGATTATCAGGAAATGATAGAAATGAAACTAATGCAGCTGTTATAAATGGATTATATAGTGCAAAAGAGCTGAAAAATGCATATATAACAAAAGATGGTATGAACAAACAAGGAGACCTTATAGATTCATTGGCAGTAGGCTCATTAGCAGCAAAAAATAATTCTCCAGTAGTTTTAGTTGGAAGTAAATTAAATAAAGAACAAGAAAAGGTATTAAATACTAAGAGCTTAAAAACAGTTACACAAGTTGGTGGTTCAGGTAATGAGAATGCTTTCTCTGAGATAAAAAAATCACAATCCACAACAACATATGAAGTTAAAAATATAGAAGAGCTAAAAATAGCTTTAGCTAAAGCTGATGCAAATGATGTTATAAATATTAAGCCATCAGGAACTATGTCAAATGATTTATCATTGAGTACTAATAATTCAATTTCTGTAAATTTAAATGGTACATATACAGGTACGATAGTAGTAACTGCTCCAAATGCAGATATAGTAAATAAAGGTACAATAAATAAAATTTTGGTTAAGGATAGTAAAGGTGGAACAATAGTAAATGAAAGTGGAGCAAAAATAGAAAAAGTAGAAATACAAAATAATTCTAGTAATGTTGTAGTTAAAAACAATGGAAAAATAACAAACATAAAAAATGATGCTACAGGAACAAATATAAAAAATGAAGGAACAATAACTGACAAAGTGGAAGGTTCTCAGACTCCAAGTGTAGATGGGACTAAACCAGGTGGAAGTTCATCTGGAGGTTCTTCATCAAGTGGAGGAAGTTCAAGTGGAGGTTCATCTGTAAAAGATAAATTAATAACATCAATAACAGCACTTGATAATTCAATAAAGGTACAAAATGTAGAAAATGGAACAGAATTAAGTAAATTAAATTTACCAAAAGAGTTATCAGCAACTGTGTCTGGAGTAGCTAATACAAAAGTAGGAGTAACATGGAAAAGTACACCAGAATATGCTAGCCAAGTATCAGGAAAGTATATATTTAGTGCAAGCTTATCAAGTGGATATAAGCTATCAGAAGGAGTATCACTTCCAAGTATTACAGTAACAGTAGCTGAACCTGTTAAAGTGGAGACAATAAAGATTACTGATACTGATACATTAGAAAAAGCACTTGCTTTGCAAGAAGATGGTCAAGTGTGGGAAATAAGTGGACAAATAGATGTTAAAAAGCCAGTTGTTATAGATAAAAAAATAATTATAAATGGTGTTGATAATGCTGAATTGAAAAAAGTTGTAGAATTTACTGATACTAAGCCAGGGTACGAAAATATAGTGACAATAGACAGAAAAGATGGTGTAAAAATAAACAATCTAAAAGTAACAGGTTTAGATTCAGACAAATTAAATAAATCAGGAATGCATGTTTATTTATCACAAAATGTTGGATTAAACAATGTAACTTTAAATAATAACAAAGGTGCAGGTTTAATAGTAAATGGTTCGTCAGTAATAGCTTCAAACCTTGTAACAAGTGGAAATGGATGGTATGGAGTTAATGTAGAATATGTAAAAGATGATGGAATTGTAAATGAAACTAACGCAAGACTAGATTTAACAGGTGATTGCAATATAGGTGAATATACTCCAATAAAAACTGATAACTATGATAAAGATAAAGTGATTGTTAATGGATATGGAGATTGTACATTATCACAAGATTCAAAAATTGCTACTTGGGGTAAAGCTTCTATCACTATAAATGAAAATAATGATATAGCTAATATAACAAAAGAAAATAAAATAGATGAGGATGGAAATGGTAGTATACCTAAGTTTGAAAGTGTAGATGGTAGAACGCCTGTAAATATTACACTAAATAAAGGTAAAAATGATTATAATAATGTAAGAGTTCAGATAAAACCAGAAGAAGGTTCAGAAAACTTAAAGGGAATACAGCTAATTGCTAAAGATAGCAACGAAAATTGGTTTAACATAGTGAACACAGGATGGGGACCAATGGAAGGTTTTTCATTACAGGATGCAAAAACACCTGTTTATCTAGTTGGAAATGAAGAAGGTACTTACAAGGTAAAAATAGAACTAGTTGATGTTAATAATTCTAATAGCATAATAACAGAAACAACAGCGTCAGTAGTAGTAGTTAATAAATAG
- the nifU gene encoding Fe-S cluster assembly scaffold protein NifU, with product MQYSDKVMEHFMNPRNMGEIEGASGVGEVGNPTCGDIMKIFLDIEGDVIKDVKFKTFGCGSAIASSSMATEMIKGKTIKDALDLTNKAVAEALDGLPPVKMHCSVLAEQAVKAALIDYAKKNNIHIPELDGYVIDDAHDHDIEEEE from the coding sequence ATGCAATATAGTGATAAAGTTATGGAACATTTTATGAACCCAAGAAATATGGGAGAAATAGAGGGTGCAAGTGGTGTAGGTGAAGTTGGAAATCCTACATGTGGAGATATAATGAAGATATTTTTAGACATAGAAGGAGACGTAATAAAAGATGTTAAGTTTAAAACATTTGGCTGTGGTTCAGCTATAGCAAGTTCTTCTATGGCAACTGAAATGATAAAAGGAAAAACTATAAAAGATGCATTAGATCTTACAAATAAAGCTGTTGCTGAAGCTTTGGATGGTTTACCACCAGTAAAAATGCACTGTTCAGTTTTAGCAGAACAAGCTGTAAAAGCAGCACTTATAGACTATGCTAAAAAGAATAATATCCATATACCAGAATTAGATGGATATGTTATAGATGATGCTCATGACCATGATATTGAGGAAGAAGAATAA
- the nifS gene encoding cysteine desulfurase NifS, whose product MEKRRLYMDYSATTPVKKEVLDAMMPYLTDYFGNASSFHTFGREAKDALDKAREQVAALINAEPSEIYFTAGGSESDNWTLEGVAYANKNKGNHIITSKIEHHAILHTCEYLAKHHGFEITYLDVDSEGKIDLKQLEDSIKDTTILISIMFANNEIGTIQPIKEISEIAKKHNILFHTDAVQASGNIPVDVKELEIDLMSMSSHKIYGPKGVGALYIRKGVRLHNFVHGGAQEKSKRAGTENIPAIVGYGKAAQLAKANMQNHVETLTRLRNKLIDGVLERIPYTRINGSLENRLPGNANFAFQFIEGEGILLLLDMLGIAGSSGSACTSGSLDPSHVLLAIGLPHEIAHGSLRLTVGDFTTDDDIDYILENLPKVIERLRSMSPLYDDAKKQGLVK is encoded by the coding sequence ATGGAAAAAAGAAGATTGTATATGGATTATTCTGCAACAACACCCGTTAAAAAAGAAGTATTAGATGCAATGATGCCATACCTAACAGATTATTTTGGCAATGCATCTAGTTTTCACACATTCGGAAGAGAAGCAAAAGATGCTTTAGATAAAGCAAGAGAACAAGTAGCAGCCCTTATAAATGCTGAACCTAGTGAAATATATTTTACAGCAGGTGGTTCAGAAAGTGATAACTGGACATTAGAGGGTGTAGCCTATGCTAATAAAAATAAAGGTAATCATATAATAACTTCAAAAATAGAACATCATGCGATACTTCATACATGTGAATACTTAGCAAAACATCATGGATTTGAAATAACTTATTTAGATGTTGATAGCGAAGGAAAAATAGATTTGAAACAATTAGAAGATTCAATAAAAGATACTACTATACTAATAAGTATAATGTTTGCAAATAATGAAATAGGAACTATACAACCTATTAAAGAAATATCTGAGATAGCTAAAAAACACAATATATTATTCCATACTGATGCAGTACAAGCTTCAGGGAATATTCCAGTAGATGTTAAAGAACTAGAAATAGATTTAATGAGTATGTCTTCACATAAAATATATGGACCAAAAGGTGTTGGAGCTTTATACATAAGAAAAGGTGTAAGACTTCATAACTTTGTTCATGGTGGAGCACAAGAAAAAAGTAAAAGAGCAGGTACAGAAAATATACCTGCAATAGTTGGATATGGAAAAGCAGCACAATTAGCTAAAGCAAATATGCAAAATCATGTCGAGACTTTAACTCGTCTTAGAAATAAGTTAATAGATGGTGTTTTAGAAAGAATACCTTATACAAGAATAAATGGTAGTTTAGAAAATAGATTACCAGGAAATGCAAACTTCGCATTCCAATTTATCGAAGGTGAAGGAATACTTTTATTATTAGATATGTTAGGAATTGCTGGTTCAAGTGGTTCTGCATGTACTTCTGGTTCATTAGACCCTTCACATGTGCTTCTTGCAATAGGTTTACCACATGAAATAGCACATGGTTCATTGAGACTTACAGTTGGAGATTTTACAACAGATGATGATATAGATTATATATTAGAGAATTTACCAAAAGTTATAGAAAGACTTAGAAGTATGTCACCACTTTACGATGATGCAAAGAAACAAGGATTAGTAAAATAG
- a CDS encoding Rrf2 family transcriptional regulator has product MKLSTKGRYGLKAMFELALNQDNGPVSLKFIAKKQKISDQYLEQIFSSLKKSGLVKSVRGAQGGYLLSKNAEDITVGDILVVLEGPVALSDCVLDEDVCENSNMCVTKIVWEKMKKGIEDVIDSITLKDMINDYNKNRLENDITNINKK; this is encoded by the coding sequence ATGAAGTTGTCTACTAAAGGTAGATATGGACTAAAGGCAATGTTTGAATTAGCATTAAATCAAGATAATGGACCAGTGTCATTAAAATTTATTGCTAAAAAGCAAAAAATATCAGATCAGTACTTAGAACAAATATTTTCATCTTTAAAAAAATCGGGTCTAGTAAAAAGTGTAAGAGGTGCTCAAGGAGGGTATTTGCTTTCAAAGAATGCTGAAGACATAACAGTAGGAGATATACTTGTAGTACTTGAAGGTCCAGTTGCATTATCTGACTGTGTACTAGATGAAGATGTCTGTGAAAACTCAAACATGTGTGTAACAAAAATAGTTTGGGAAAAGATGAAAAAGGGTATAGAAGATGTTATAGATTCGATTACTCTTAAAGATATGATAAATGACTATAACAAAAATAGATTAGAAAATGATATAACAAATATAAATAAAAAATAG